The DNA region GTTACACTGTGATTATGGTATGCTTTAACCTTAATTTTTGTACCTTGAGGCGCGTGAATCCACATCATATCGCGATCTTTAATGCCATGTTTCAGTGCCAAATCTGGGTGAATGTTACAGAACATCTCTGGCGTAATGGCGGAGAGGTATTTACTGGTTCGCTCTAGCATACCCGCACCGGAGAGGTTAACAACTCTCATACTGACCAACATGGTTGGGAACTCTTTAGACCAGTCTTGCTTTTGTTGCTCAGACTTAAATTTTGTCTCAACACGGAAGTTTTTAGGCTGATCATCATAGGTCGGATATTTCGCGACCAAATCCCAGCGTGGTGAGTGGATCGGCTCTCTATGCAATGGTACTGGATCTGGGAATTCCCAAACAATCGTACGTGCTCTTGCATTTCCATACACACAAACCCCTGCTTCACGTGCTTTTTGCTGAATGAGTCCACTAAAGTCCATCGCCCAGCTTCCACCCATTTGCGCTTTTTCTTCTTCAGTTAAAGTAATGCCAAGCACTTTTTCGATGTTCTCTTTGGTAAGTTGTGGATAACCACCCTCGACTTTTGAGCCCGCAACCGTGACACTCTTATCGGCCAATTGGCTGACACCATTGTGCTCTAAACCAAAGCGATTTCTAAAGCCCATACCGCCCTCAGCCACAGGCACATCACGACGATAAAGAATCGGAGAGCCCGGGTGTTTGTCATCCCAACACGGCCATGGAAGTCCATAATACTGACCTTTCATCGGTCCTTGTCCTTCTAAGGTAACAGGATCGAACATGTGCCAGTTCTCTTGGTGTGCACGAAGACGCTCAGGTGTCCAACCGCTTAGACCAATCGATTTGATCGTTCTGGCGATTTCTCTTTGCGCATCATCTGGCCATTTAAAGTCATTTTTCACTTGAACGACTTTGCCATCTTTGACATCCATCTTCATACCCTGAACAAACTGGTCATAGAAGCCAAATTTTTTCGCAAAAAGGAACATAACCTCTTCATCTGTTTTGCTCTCATAAAGAGGCTCAACGACTTTGGTTCTCCATTGAGATGAACGGTTTGTTGCAGTTACGGTTCCTTCAGACTCAAATTGTGTTGCCACTGGAAGAATGTAAATGCCATCTTTGCGACTGCTAAGCACAGCGGCTTCATTGACAAATGGCTCTGCAATAACCACAAGATCAAGTTTGTCCAATGCTTCTTTAATTTTCGCTTGTTGAGACATGGAAGTAATACCCGTTCCTTGAATCCAAACAGCGCGAACAGGGCTCGAAGAGTATGTTTTTACCTCTTGAAGAACACCTTGCCACCATTGAGAAAGCGAGTAACCTTTTTCATTCATCCATTTTTTCTCAAAGAATCTGCCTTTGAGCCATTCGTAATCCACACCCCAAGACTGCGCGAAGTATTTCCAAGCACCATCATCAAGACCATAATAGCCTGAAAGTGAGTCTGCAAGGTTACCCATATCGGTTGCGCCTTGAACGTTGTCATGTCCACGAATGATGTAAAGACCACCACCTTTTTTACCCATATTGCCAAGAGCAATTTGAAGGATTGGAAGGATTCTGGTATTCGATGAACCAACACTGTGTTGTGTAATACCCAGTGACCATGCAATAGCGCTTGGAGTATTTTTAGCAAAAAGTGTTGTTGCTTGAATGATTTGATCGACCGGGATGCCTGTAACATCAGAAGTGAGTTCTGGTGTCCATTTAGCAGCTTCTGCACGGATTTGATCCATCGCATAAGAGCGTGTGTCGATAAATTCTTTATCTTCCCAACCATTTTTAAAGATGATGTGAAGCATACCGTACACAAACGCGATATCTGTACCTGAACGAATACGTAGGTAAAGATCTGCTTTTGCAGCACTTCTGGTATAAATTGGATCAACAACGATCAATTTCGTTCCAGCTCGATCTTTTGCTTGTAAGAAGTGTTTAAATCCAATAGGGTTCGCAACCGCTGAGTTTGCACCAATCATCATAATGACTTTTGCATTAACCGCATCACCAAATTGTTGTGTCATAGCACCGTATCCAAATGTATTCGCAGCACCTGCGACGGAAGCACTATGTCAAATTCGAGCGACGTGATCTATATTGTTTGTTCCCCACATTGCAGCAAATTTTCTAAAATAGAAAGATTGTTGCAAGCTGAATTTTGCAGAACCTAGAAACTCTACAATGTCTGGGCCATTTTCGGCGCGCATTTTAAGCATCTTGTCTGAAATCTCGTTAACGGCTTGATCCCAACTGATACGTTGCCATTTTCCATCGACTTTTTTCAAAGGATACTTAATACGTTGTTTGCTCTTAATCAAATCAATCTGGTCAATACCTTTACAACAATGACTACCTTGACTAATCGGGTGATCTTGTGCCACATCTTGGCGAACCCACACACCATTTTGAACTTCAGCGATAATACCGCAACCTGCAGAACAAATACTACAAATCGTTTTGACTTTCTTCGAACCTGGGAATGGATTTTTCACTTCTTCTTCGGTAGCTGGTCTGATTGAATCACTGGATGCAAACGCACTGCCTGCTCCAAAACTCGCTCCGATCGCTGCCATTTTAAGAAATGATCGTCTTCCCATGTGCAAAGAGGCGTCTTTTAACATCTCTTTACTCATCTAATCTCCTTAGACTGCCGCGTGATAATACGCGTCCCAATTAGCTGTTTTTTTGTAGAGAATCTCTTTTTTCTTCGATTTTCCCTTAACAACACCATTACTTCCTGCTATTGTGACACCGCTTTCGTTAGCAATTGCACTAACGCCAACAGCGGCAACAACAGCACTTGCGCCTAGAGTTTTTTTAAGAAAACTCCTTCTTTGATCTTGCATGGTCATTTTCTCCTTGCAGAATTTCTCTTTGGAGTACAAAGAGAGAGCTAAAAAAACCGTGATTTCCTTAGCTCAACCTCTTTACATGTAAAGATTTTAACTATGCAAAATAAGCATATTAATAGAACATAGAGCACCAAAGGTGCGTGGGCTTTCTGCTAAAGATTGCCCAGTGTTAACGTAGTCTTTAGAGCTTTGCTTTAAAGACGTATCAAGAGTTTTTTAAAGGACAAACTCTTCCATATTTTTCTTCGGTCTTGGCGTCAGTGGTTTATGGGGTTTCTTAAACTCTTTGGTAAACACTCTTGGCGCTTCACTCTCGCGTAATGGTTTTTTCACATCCAGATAAAGCCTCTCAAGCGCGACAAACGATTGCATAATGATTGCGACATCTTCGTAAAAATGGCTGTCCTCATGGATATGAAGGGCGGCGATAAACTCATCAATAAAGGGATTTAAAATCTTCTCAAAAACTTCACGTCCTAGTTGTGCGCTCTTCTCATTACCCAATAACTCATCTTCGATCATTTTTTGCATAAACAAAACAATAAAACCGATGTGATCTTCTAACTCTTTAAATTTTTCGTTATCGCGTCTATAATTGGAACTTAAAACATATTTCACCATTTCTTGACGCATTTTGCCATCGTCTCTGTTCTCTACAAAAAACGAAGCGGTGACAGGAATATACGCTGAATAGGGACTAAAAAAGACTTTGTCGCTTTCCTCTTTTAAAAGCGTATAGCCTCCAGTAATAAGCAAATTTTGCATATTGCTAAACGCCAAATGACTCTCTTCATCCAGTGGATTCTGCGCTAGTACATCAATCGTTTTTTGAATCATTCCAAGATCACTTGAATTGTCAAAAAACGTTAAAAGGGAGGCAAAGAGCCCATAATAAACGGCTCTTGCTTTATTGATCGCCTCTTTATTCATACGTTCATTCCTTTCATTTCGTTTTCCATGTGTGCTTTAAACATCACTTTGGGTTTGCATGCCGCACAGCAGTAGAGTGTTCGGAGTTTTACCTCATCATTGCCAAAAAGTGGTGTCATGACCGCTGCAATTTT from Sulfurospirillum diekertiae includes:
- a CDS encoding TorD/DmsD family molecular chaperone → MNKEAINKARAVYYGLFASLLTFFDNSSDLGMIQKTIDVLAQNPLDEESHLAFSNMQNLLITGGYTLLKEESDKVFFSPYSAYIPVTASFFVENRDDGKMRQEMVKYVLSSNYRRDNEKFKELEDHIGFIVLFMQKMIEDELLGNEKSAQLGREVFEKILNPFIDEFIAALHIHEDSHFYEDVAIIMQSFVALERLYLDVKKPLRESEAPRVFTKEFKKPHKPLTPRPKKNMEEFVL
- a CDS encoding Tat pathway signal protein: MQDQRRSFLKKTLGASAVVAAVGVSAIANESGVTIAGSNGVVKGKSKKKEILYKKTANWDAYYHAAV
- a CDS encoding formate dehydrogenase subunit alpha; this translates as MLKDASLHMGRRSFLKMAAIGASFGAGSAFASSDSIRPATEEEVKNPFPGSKKVKTICSICSAGCGIIAEVQNGVWVRQDVAQDHPISQGSHCCKGIDQIDLIKSKQRIKYPLKKVDGKWQRISWDQAVNEISDKMLKMRAENGPDIVEFLGSAKFSLQQSFYFRKFAAMWGTNNIDHVARIUHSASVAGAANTFGYGAMTQQFGDAVNAKVIMMIGANSAVANPIGFKHFLQAKDRAGTKLIVVDPIYTRSAAKADLYLRIRSGTDIAFVYGMLHIIFKNGWEDKEFIDTRSYAMDQIRAEAAKWTPELTSDVTGIPVDQIIQATTLFAKNTPSAIAWSLGITQHSVGSSNTRILPILQIALGNMGKKGGGLYIIRGHDNVQGATDMGNLADSLSGYYGLDDGAWKYFAQSWGVDYEWLKGRFFEKKWMNEKGYSLSQWWQGVLQEVKTYSSSPVRAVWIQGTGITSMSQQAKIKEALDKLDLVVIAEPFVNEAAVLSSRKDGIYILPVATQFESEGTVTATNRSSQWRTKVVEPLYESKTDEEVMFLFAKKFGFYDQFVQGMKMDVKDGKVVQVKNDFKWPDDAQREIARTIKSIGLSGWTPERLRAHQENWHMFDPVTLEGQGPMKGQYYGLPWPCWDDKHPGSPILYRRDVPVAEGGMGFRNRFGLEHNGVSQLADKSVTVAGSKVEGGYPQLTKENIEKVLGITLTEEEKAQMGGSWAMDFSGLIQQKAREAGVCVYGNARARTIVWEFPDPVPLHREPIHSPRWDLVAKYPTYDDQPKNFRVETKFKSEQQKQDWSKEFPTMLVSMRVVNLSGAGMLERTSKYLSAITPEMFCNIHPDLALKHGIKDRDMMWIHAPQGTKIKVKAYHNHSVTPDRICMPYNFAGIFQGIDLSANYPEGTKPYAIGESSNTITNYGFDVITQISEFNAGLCRVEKA